A window of Adhaeribacter arboris genomic DNA:
TTATCGTCGCGCATGGTGGCGTAATTACCCAGTAGCAAATCTAAATCGCCATCGGCATCCACATCGGCAAAAGCCGGCGCACTGTCTTCGCCTACATCCAGAGCGTTATCTTGTAAAAAGTTATTTTGCTCAAACGAAAATACCGGGCGGGCAGTAGCGGTGGCCGTATTGCGGTACAACCACACCGATTGATTCGTGTTAATACCATCGATATTGGCCGGCAGGTACGGCGAAACCAGTAAATCCGGAACGTTATCGAAAGTTACGTCTTCGTAGTACGCGCCCAAAAACTGGCGAAAATTGGCGGGAGTAGTGTTAGATGGAAAAATTTTTGACACCCCGGAACTACTCATTACGGCTTTAGCGGGCGTGCCCTGATTGGTAATCCGGACCAGTTCGCTGCAAGGATCGCCGCCCAGTAAAACGTCTTTATCCCGGTCATTGTCTAAATCAAGGGCCAGAATAGTAGCCGGTACGCTGTGCTTGGTGCCCGTAGTACGGCACGCCGAATTAAAAACGTAATGGCCGCAATCATCTTCGCATTTGGTTAACTTGCCCCACCAGGCATCTTCGAGTTTATACCGTAAACTGTCGGTTGCCAGCTTGTCTTCGGCCTGTAAATTTTTGTACAACTGAATGGTGTGCCCCGAAGCAAAGTCGAAACACAGAATATCTAAATCGCCGTCGTTATCCAGATCTTGAATGCCGGGCAAATCATCCCCGCTTACTTGAATGTTCACGCCATTGTTAAACCGGATAAAATCTTCGGCCAGGGTAAATTGCAGCGTACCGTTCGGGGGAGTAGCATTTCGGTATACTTTTATACCCAAATTAGTTTTAGTAAAAATATCTTTGCGGCCATCCTGGTTGTAATCGCGTAGTACCACCCAATCCTGCAAGCTATCCGGAAACAAAACTTCGTATTCGGGTTGATGTTGCCAGGTCCATTGGCCATTTACCTGGTGCGCCAGATAAGTAGTAATTTTATTTTGGGTCCGGTCGAAAACAAATAAGTCTTCCGTTTCGTCGTGGTTTAAATCAATCTTAGAAAAAACGGCGCTGTTCAGGCCACCCGCCCAAGGGTTAGCAAAAATTTTCGTTCCTACGGTAATCTTTACATTATTTTGGTAACGAAATTCATAATATTGCTGTCCGAAACTTTGGCGGGTAAAAATCCCGAAACTTATTACCAAAAAGCAGAATAAAAACCTTGTCATACAAATAAAGTAACGCTGAAAGCAGTTCAATCTATACAAATATATGGCAGAAACCATACCCTTGCTTTACGAAAAATATCTGGAATGTTCGGCGGTGAGCACCGACTCAAGAGCCAGCCAAGATAACAGCTTATTTTTTGCTTTACCCGGACCCAACTTTAACGGCAACCAATTCGCCGGGCAAGCCTTAGCCAGAGGGGCCCGGTTTGCCGTAGTGGACGATCCAAGCCTGGCCAGTGAGCAGATAATAGCCGTGCCGGACACCTTGCAAGCCTTGCAGGATTTGGCGCGCTTTCACCGGCAAAAGCTCACTATTCCGGTAATTGGCATAACGGGTTCTAACGGTAAAACTACCACCAAAGAATTAATAAATGCGGTTTTAAGCCAACGGTTTAATACGCTATTCACGCAAGGAAATTTAAATAACCACATTGGGGTTCCGCTCACTATCTTAAAGATTAAACCCGAACACCAGATTGCCATAATTGAAATGGGCGCCAACCACATCGGCGAAATTGAACAGCTTTGCCGCATTGCGGAGCCTACCCACGGCATTATCACGAACATTGGCAAGGCCCACTTAGAAGGTTTTGGCAGTTTAGAAGGCGTGGCCCGCGCGAAGAGCGAACTATACATGCACCTTTTGCAAAACCGAGGAACTGCTTTTGTTAATTCGCAGAACGAACATTTACAGCGGATGGGTAGCCGGCTTTTTACCAAAATTACCTACCCGGCTCCCGGCGATTTTTTTCATTGTAAATTAATCTCAGCCTCGCCATATGTGGTTTACGAATCAGAAAACGGTGAAATTATTACTACTCAGATTATTGGCGAATACAATTTTGAAAACATTGCGG
This region includes:
- a CDS encoding FG-GAP-like repeat-containing protein; protein product: MTRFLFCFLVISFGIFTRQSFGQQYYEFRYQNNVKITVGTKIFANPWAGGLNSAVFSKIDLNHDETEDLFVFDRTQNKITTYLAHQVNGQWTWQHQPEYEVLFPDSLQDWVVLRDYNQDGRKDIFTKTNLGIKVYRNATPPNGTLQFTLAEDFIRFNNGVNIQVSGDDLPGIQDLDNDGDLDILCFDFASGHTIQLYKNLQAEDKLATDSLRYKLEDAWWGKLTKCEDDCGHYVFNSACRTTGTKHSVPATILALDLDNDRDKDVLLGGDPCSELVRITNQGTPAKAVMSSSGVSKIFPSNTTPANFRQFLGAYYEDVTFDNVPDLLVSPYLPANIDGINTNQSVWLYRNTATATARPVFSFEQNNFLQDNALDVGEDSAPAFADVDADGDLDLLLGNYATMRDDNAISSVSLYENMGTATEPEFRFKSDDYANLSSLGLQGIKPRFADVNGDNALDLTFTVINSPTGSNKYILNEAKAGQAFNFDVAKVESLSIGENVGDIALFYDLDRDGDQDVLIGASLPITETSGPLLFYRNTGTAAKPVYTLANESFGNIPYSEEAIRTLYPLITDLNNDNSPELLTVDNRGVIKIYADFMADLNATFQETPALLANSISNQAVATRLGAHTALAAADLNGDKQPEIIAGNSGGGLFYLTQQLRNGTGVDEEKPSSTLAVSVFPNPATQEVTITGPEKMVVNLYSSEGRKVRSSHSGYAREHQFNVAGLAAGLYYVQVQTSAGKTAGYRLLISQ
- a CDS encoding UDP-N-acetylmuramoyl-tripeptide--D-alanyl-D-alanine ligase; this translates as MAETIPLLYEKYLECSAVSTDSRASQDNSLFFALPGPNFNGNQFAGQALARGARFAVVDDPSLASEQIIAVPDTLQALQDLARFHRQKLTIPVIGITGSNGKTTTKELINAVLSQRFNTLFTQGNLNNHIGVPLTILKIKPEHQIAIIEMGANHIGEIEQLCRIAEPTHGIITNIGKAHLEGFGSLEGVARAKSELYMHLLQNRGTAFVNSQNEHLQRMGSRLFTKITYPAPGDFFHCKLISASPYVVYESENGEIITTQIIGEYNFENIAAASCIGKYFNVPISKINAGVASYVPTNNRSQIIKKGSNTILLDAYNANPSSMAASVKNFAQAEATHRVVILGDMLELGTASAEEHAQLGKLLAGLPFDQILLCGPEMENASAYAPAAWHFTTKPELQQWLQENPVQNSIVLIKGSRGMSLETLVESLEN